A window of Variovorax paradoxus genomic DNA:
GCGTGGTGGTGAAGGCAGGATCGTCGCCCGCCGCGCAAGCGCTGCTGGGCAAGACCGTGGCCGCCATCGGCGGCGCGATGTATTCGCAGTACCGCGCCGTACCCGTCGCGATGTGCCTCGAACTGCCGCCCGGCACCACCGCGGCCGAAGGCGCATCGTGCTTCGTCAACCCGCTCACCTCGCTCGGCATGGTCGAGACCATGCGCAGGGAAGGCCACAAGGCGCTGGTGCACACGGCGGCGGCGTCCAACCTGGGCCAGATGCTCAACAAGATCTGCCAGAAGGACGGTATCGCGCTCGTCAATATCGTGCGCAAGCAGGAGCAGGAAGACCTGCTGCGCGGACTGGGCGCGAAGTATGTGTGCAACGCGACCTCGCCCACCTTCCTCGAAGACCTGACGCAGGCACTGGTCGAGACCGGCGCCACGCTGGCCTTCGACGCCACCGGGGGCGGCAAGCTCGCGGGGCAGATCCTCGGCTGCATGGAAGCGGCGCTGAACCGCACCGCCAAGGAATACAGCCGCTACGGCTCGACCACCCACAAGCAGGTCTACATCTACGGCGGCCTGGACCGCGGCCCGACCGAGTTCGTGCGCAACTTCGGCATGGCCTGGGGCATGGGCGGCTGGCTGCTGTTCCCGTTCCTGCAGAAGCTGGGCGACGAAGGCACGCAACGCCTGAAGGCCCGCGTCGTGGCGGAGCTGAAGACCACCTTCGCCAGCAAGTACACGCGCGAGGTGTCGCTGGTCGAGGCGCTGCAGCTCGATGCGATCGGGGTGTACGGGAAGCAGGCGACGGGGGAGAAGTTCTTGCTGAATCCGAACAAGGGCGCGACCGCTCCCCAGTAGTCCCGCACGCCGCCGGGGCCCGATCCTGACGCGGCCGAGCGCTGCGTCAGGGCAACGCCGCTCAGAAACGCTCAGTTTCAATTTCGCCTTCAGCTCTAACCTGACTGGCCGCCACTCGCTCCCGCTACACGGCGGCGCGCAGTGCATCGAGCCAACGCAGCAGGTGAAGAAGGACACCCGAAAAAGAGCATGACGAACATCATTTCATCGGCATCGCCGCGACGTCTCGCGGCGTGGCCCACCCCCATCACCCGCGCGGTGGGCATCGCTGTCCTTGCCGGCCTCGCAGCCTGCGGCGGCGGAGGTGGCGGCGGATCGCCGGGCTACTTCTTCCCGGCGGCCACGCCCCCTTCGTCGCCCGCGCCTTCGGTCACGCCCGAGCCGGCTGCGCCAACGAGCTTTCATATTTCCGGCACGGTGTCCGGACTGGAAAG
This region includes:
- a CDS encoding zinc-binding dehydrogenase, coding for MALQIRSLIRSNGELELSLHDDPIPEPQAHEVVIRVEASPLNPSDLGLLFGAADMSTAKASGTAERPVVTATVPERARPAMAARLDQSMPVGNEGAGVVVKAGSSPAAQALLGKTVAAIGGAMYSQYRAVPVAMCLELPPGTTAAEGASCFVNPLTSLGMVETMRREGHKALVHTAAASNLGQMLNKICQKDGIALVNIVRKQEQEDLLRGLGAKYVCNATSPTFLEDLTQALVETGATLAFDATGGGKLAGQILGCMEAALNRTAKEYSRYGSTTHKQVYIYGGLDRGPTEFVRNFGMAWGMGGWLLFPFLQKLGDEGTQRLKARVVAELKTTFASKYTREVSLVEALQLDAIGVYGKQATGEKFLLNPNKGATAPQ